In bacterium, the genomic stretch ATCCAGTTAATTTTCCATCTTCATTTTTAATTGTATTTATTACTTTAAGCAATTTTGCTTCTTCATCAACTTCATTAACAAGAAAAAAAGCATCTTTTTTATGCGGTATTGTTAAATTTACCCCTTTAAAATTAAAAAATTTAATTGCTTCAATTCCTTTTTTAAGAAAAGATGGTTTTATTTCAAATGG encodes the following:
- a CDS encoding shikimate dehydrogenase is translated as MIKGTTKITGVFGNPVSHSLSPIFHNAAFQYLSLDFVYIPFEIKPSFLKKGIEAIKFFNFKGVNLTIPHKKDAFFLVNEVDEEAKLLKVINTIKNEDGKLTG